The genomic window catcactagtaaacaattttctttagtttgttttgaaaacaaaagataataaaattactgaccatttctgacgtgttcatctttaaattaatcgttaattcaaaaaaatactgctatgctaactttgacaatatttaaaataaaaaaaaataaacatagagtaatacatagacaaacgacaacgaaagaaatttacagtctggGTTAATCATAGAGTACAATAAACATaaggaataaaatataattaaactaaatagatattaaaggaaattaaatatttactttctataaagtgtaaatattgcgGTCATTTGAGGAATTTAACAAATTAATGTAGTAGAGAAATATGATTGGTAATTGTCTTTTGTCTTTCTCACCATTTTGTTCAGCTCGTCTTCTGGCATTTGTTATTAGGAGGGATGTCGCCGAGTTGCCAGGCACGACATATGGAGAAGTTCGTTGTCAGGAATATTGTGCATTAAAATTGATGATTTACAATTTTATGCCGGGTTGTGATAGCCAGGTTGGCATTGTGAGAGAAGTACGACAAATTAAAGTGTACTCGTGGTGTTAGCTCCTGCATGAAAATACGAAACTGGTGATTCTACGGGCTTATCCTTTTACTGCAGTTATGGCAGTTTATAAAATTGGCATTTAAATTAATGTGTGTATCAAGAGGTAACGTGTGGTCAAGATCGTCGTACAGGCAATATGGGCAGCTGGTCAGTTATGATCGTCTGTTCCAGTATGGAAAAAATATCTGAGCTGTTGGGTACAGTTTGGTTTGGCTCAGATGTTGAGCTGACCCAGGTAATAGTTCTTTACAACTGGTGTTGTAAAGTTGTTGGCAGATCTTCGCACAAGTAAGTGGGAATACATATTTTGAGTATGCTGCAAAATTACGAGTCAGTTCACACAGGTGGTAGAGAAGAATATCCTGTGTTAGCCACAAAGTGAGTCATACGGCCATTTTCTGTAGTAATTAGTAGATACCCTGTAATTGGAAATTCATTACCTTTTGTTATGCAggagatttttatattttgttgtgaCAAATTCTTTGCCATTTTCACCCTGTTATTACTGGATGTGTTCGCGAATTTCCTATTTGTGATTCGAGTTTGTCTGGATCTGTGCTTGGATATTTGTATCATCAGTAGTAAAAATAGAATGGAAGCACAGTGATACAAAAGCGGTTGGTTTATAAACCTGTGGTGTAATAAGAAAAATCAGACTCTTGTTAAGATGTAAAATTATTGCCATGCTGTGCTTAGatagtgttttaaaattatgAGAGAGAGAAATTGAGTTTAGATAActggttttaaatttataaatttaattttttatttaattttttttatgaattttaaaatagaGTATTTAATCTACATCTCTGAGTTTGTTTATGAAAAGAAATTTTGAATATACAAGCCAACAGTTTGAAAGTGGTAATACTTCAGAGACTTGAATTGTAtaagtaaaatttatatatatattatatatataatcacaattCATTGTACTGTAAATTTAGTGCTAGTATAATATCGAAGCAGAGTGATAATgttttacatatattatataaaacTGTTAAAACATAATCTGAATctagtctgattttttttttttccccagagtGTTATTTGTGACAGAAGCTCATATTTTAGTGTTATAATTTTAGATAAGTTAATATTTTGGTTTAATGCTAGGTACTTAAATGTGATGATCCTAACCAATGGTATATTTTTTTAGTGGTTGGCTACTATACTCATATTGGAAGAGAATAGTAAGGGCTTTTTTGATAGTTTATATGGTACTACAAGCCCAGTTGTGAGCAGCTCAGTTAGGTGGAGAATTTTCTTGATTAcccagttaatattttttatatgcatatatatgtttttaaaataaattttttaaaaatattttgcattcatTCCTTGTTGAATCAGTGCTATTGTtgattattattacttttttgtgGATAGTGATCAGCTCATTGGACTTATCTGTAATATAAGTGAGAGGTTATGCATTTGTTGTGCAACACACGTCACAGTGCTGTGGTCAAATGGTTATGCGAGGGGGTGTGAGAGTGGATGCAGTAGCTTATGTTTAGTTTATAGTCATTATGTGTAATGTGCAATGCAGTCATGACGCATCCTGTATGTCTCAGCTAGGTGGCCTTCATTGAGATCTCACTTATATGTTGAGTAAACTGTTGACTAATAAGAACCAGGACCCTAATAATGTTTCTGTTGCTTGCATTTGTTGATAACCtggatttttatttgttttgtcaagaattttaattataatttctttGTGAGCTTTTATGCACAGctatattattaaaacaatattaactAACACCCTCACCTCCAAGTATATTTTATTGTTGCTACCTTTAGCTTTTGCCCTTGATACTGGAGATTTTATTAGAATAGTTGAGGTAGTAACGACAATTTGACAGCTGTGGTTAGAgttctatcttttgtatttaacttttttagttttttggaaCTTTTAATTAGAAATTTTGATCACAATCATCAGTAACAGTTCATAACCATTATACAGTAATTTTATCATTGTTCCGAGGATGTAGTCCTTTATCTTGTACGGTAAGTTGCAAGCAGCAACTGGATTGTATTATAAACAGTATGTAATGTTTCCACTTTCAGTTTATACTAACATACAGTAAATCTGTTTTGGAGTCAGTGTAGATTTTTTGAGCGaccagtttgtatttttgtgaaggattaattttaaaaataatacagttcTCAGTAGATATGTGCGAATGTCAAATTTTCATTGCGAAGCGAATTGCGAAGCGAATAATAACTATTTGTGCGAATTCGAATCGAATGCGAATAGTTGCttttcaaaaccataaaaaaaaaaagtttttatttttaatatcaactTTCAACCCCCATTAATACAGAGTGTAAAAATGctctacattaaataaaattccaGCTTTAATTTAAGTTCTATTTACAAACATGAAGCATGTAATTCATTTTGAAAAATCTCTACATAAAAACATGTACATGTACACAATTGCACATCTTAAATTAATCACTGTTCTTTTCAatcatcaaaaagttttcattgttttaagtttaataaatttttataacactgggaaaaattatttaaccccCATGTTCAATTGGAGAACAAACAAAACGAAGTATGttctacaaatatttaaaaatgactaatactatacacacacaaaacaccattgaaagattTACACACTAGGCTCTTATATCCGGTCAACAGGTTAGCTTTTATTTCAAGTTGGCATGTAAAAACACCAATTGCTCGACATGCTGAGGTAGCAAGTTTTCTCTTCGTGCTGAAACAACATTTCCAGCTGCTGAAAAGAGACGCTCTGAATTTACTTGTGTGGAAGGAACCCCCAGATACTTCAGAGCTACTTTGGATAAATATCGGTACTTTGTACCTTCATTTTTCCACCAATTTAATGGATTGTCATGTCTGTTGATACGAGGTTCTTTTAGGTACCTCCGCACTTCTTCTTCTCCTTCATCATAATCTTTATTTTCTTGCATTGGAATACTATCGAAGACAGCCCATAGAGAAGATGTTGGTGCAGAGTTTGGAATGCTAGATTTAGCCTCTTGTACAGGATTGGAAtcagtttttaaactttttatctcTGACAAAAGAATGGCTTCCGATTCAATAGTAGATAGAAGCACTCCTTTAAATCTTGGATCAACCAACATTGCAGCACGCTGTAGGGGTTCTTGCATGTAGTTCGGAAATCTTGACTTTAGATTTTTATGCAATGCTCTTGCAAGTGTCATGCCATCTTTTTTGGCAGTGATGTGTGATTCAAGGTTACAAagaagacagtgaagtactggaatGATCATGGACAATGTTGGATAAGTGTTTCCACTCATTTCTTCTGTGGCTTCTGCAAGTGGTTGTAAAACTTGAACAAAGTTTTCAGCATGTTTCCATTCCAAGGCGGTCAGCATGTCTGTATCGCCAGAGTTCACGTGGTCGGCTACAAGAGCAGGTTTCATTTCCAGCAGTCTCTTGAGCATTTGGTACTCTGAACACCAACGTGTATCAATATGTTGAATTACTTCTAGTTTTGGCATGTTCAACTGTTCCTGGAATGTGTGAAGTCTTTTCCTAGCACGAGTGCTTCTTCGGTAATGACCAACTATACTCCTGGCCTTACTAAGAAGTGTGGTTGTACCCGGGCAATCATTCTTACTGTTTTCAATTGCAATTTGAAGGGTGTGAGCAAAACATGATCTGGAACCATCTTTAAATAATGACACAGAAGCCTGTCTGAAATTATGGGCATTATCAGTGATGCAGAATAATGGGATAGATGTCACTGCTGGATCAATTTCCCAGTCAATAAGAACATTTTTTATGGTAGTAGCCACCTGAACACTTGTGTGGGATTCATTTACAACAGTGTTACTCATTGCAAATGACACAGACGTGAAGTCAGGTCGGAGATAATGACAGGTAAGGCTAATGTAACTGTCAGTTGAGCGAGAAGTCCAGCCATCAGATGTAAATGCAATGGATGATATTGTTGGTAAATCTTGTACAAGCATTTTCTTGAGAGAGTGTTTTGTTTCCTCATAAAGAGCTGGAATATAATGTTCAGAAAATGTAGTTCTACATGGTACTGTGTATGTAGGTGCAACATTTTTGTGACCCATTAACTCTTTAAATCCACACCCTTCTACAAACTCATACGGCAAAAGTTCTGTTGCCACCATTTTGGCAATTTGTTTGGTTATGCTCTGTGCTTTAGGGTCGGATGGTGACATCTTCTGCGTACTTCTGAACATTTCAGTTAAAGTAGGCTGCagcactggttttttttttgcacaagttCCTTCAAGCTCatgaattttttctttgtctttCATTAGTTCcttgtacaacacagcatgtttTGCCTCCAAATGGTTCTGAAGTGTTGTTGTAGTGCCTGCaagcaatattaaaattttgttgatgTGTCACTCTTATTTTACTacagtaaataatttcattagtaCAACCAGTACAACTATAAAATGTACTAAATGTGTATTTAAATTGGAAAAAGTCGTATTTGCAAAATTTTAACCATCGGTAGCCTTGGAAAGACATAAAGGGGGATTAGGCCTTTCCATCTTGAAGTTTCTCATCTTTTtgctataaatataattttgaactatttatcccaatttttgggaGAGCAAGCCATAAATCATATCCCctagaccttctataccttgttgcaaacaTGTATATACTAATAGGCTCTAGTCTGTGCTACGAggcaataacttattatttcacactGGAATACTCATACGACCAGTTCGCAAGTATTGGCTTCAACAATCAGCCAAAGCTAAGTGCTATGAAATGTAGAACCAAAATATTTAGCATGGAAGTTTTATTGtaagcagtatcaaaatatttgaaattgcaagatgttGAGGCCTAATTTCCCTTAAAATCTTCTCATGTTATGGGATAGGTATTCAACTGAAGAAGAAAAACTGATAGTAATTGTATTTTTGAGTTCCTCTCATTTTAGTTGAAAATTCTAGTAAACTGCATTGctgtaattgaaatatttaactgGTTGTTTAAGTTTTGAACATTTCGTTAGGCTCTGTTAAGTTATCTATTTATAAAATAGGTCATACTGTTCTAATCTGAATGAACCTGACATTGTCTGATATGCCAGCACTCTCCTAACCTCCTTCCCTTTCCTGGCATTCAAATTTCCCGCAGAAGTCATGTGCATGTGAGGGTGCCACGAACTACACCAAGAGGGTGCGGTCGATTCAGTGCCTCATACCCTAATTtcgatttaattattattactgtaattttcttttaataatacctagtgttttttgtgtgagttttcaggtaatagattttttatttctgttatgtactgtcagctcggttggtaagcgctgagagtgttgtgttgtctatggttcGTTAGTCAGCAGCTGGCATCATGGCTGATAGCTCGTCAGATAACCTATGTAACCAATGTATCGTGTAATGCAGACACAGTGCGTGTAACAGGTACATAAAAATTTCATTGTTTCCTTTTTGCGTAAATATTAACTGGCCACTATAGACTCAGACTTGCCGAAGGcctttcattaataataacttttattgaagttatttttaaattaataataccatgTTGGCTGTTCATGGATCACCAGAGTTAAATGTAAAAGGGtgtttgtttacttgtttttTATCAAATATACCTCGGCgtgatttgattttaaataatggtACCATCCGTTTCGGCGTGCAGCGCCAAGCCCCACATGGGTGACATCATGCCCAGAGTTCGAGTCTCACCCTGGTCCATGCCCCCTAGACACAGCAATCATTGGTTAGGTTAGCCTAGTTACAATTTAAGTATGGTAAATTGTTTGTTGggttagcaacatttaaaatacttatttatggttttcaagaaaaataataGCCTACTCAAAAACAACCATTGTCagaattgttgatttttttttagatgactAACTTCTCTATGAGGGAAAATGTGAACAATAATCATCCTACAGATTACTTACTGTACcatttttttgctattttgtCATCCAAATCAAGTTGACTCCCAAACCAATTAAATACTAACAAAAATTTAGAAACGTGTTTTGGGGGAATTCAGTTTTACCGTATGTTAGAAAATTTGCTACTTAGACACTACCAATCCATGGCACACACAAATTTCTATTGTGGCACATTACATCATTAAAGCTTTAAACACCGCACGAAAACATTGTTACAAACGTCATGACGAAAATCTTATACAAAAAAAGGCAGACATGAAACTTTATTAGGTTAAAGGCATCTGAAAACGTACGAAACGTAAACATTCCACGAGTGGTTGCGATGGGACGTGTTttactttcttctttttttacgtTAGCGGTTGCATTGCGTTCGGTGAAGATACTACCatccaaataataaattataacatcaaTGTGTAcactattcacaaattattaaacccttattataaaaaaaaacctagttacATAACCTACCACGCGGACATTTGAACGACTGTTTGCAACAATCGCATTGTGCGGAGCAATCGCCAACATCTGTGAAATAATTCCATATTGCACTACGTTTCTTTCTTTTTGACGGTACTTCTTTCGCTTGTAATGAACCGTCTGCACCTTTATCCATTTTTAATTTCGTTAGATAAAATTATGAAAACCCACGGTAGTCGACAAATGCAGCAATTTAGTTGTGTTTACTTACACAACACTTTAGATTAATCGATAGTGACGTCACGTTCGAGCGATAGGTCGATCTTCCGAAGTTAACAGAAAATAAATCGCACGTGACGTCACAACTTGAATGATACGACGAAGCTTCGTTTAATGCGAATACTTCATATCGTTTCGAAGTgttatcgaatattaaaaaaacttcgaATTCGATTGTACTATCGAAGCTTCGCACATGCCTAGTTCTCAGAGACACTTTAGTTCAATAATCATTCATTgacaatatgtatatatttttggaaCTTAAATAATATTGGAACATCTCTTCAAGTCTTTATGTATGTACAATCTAGACAAATTTTCAGCTAGTCAGAGGTCTGCAGTATTACAACTTGAGCTTAAATAGACATTTTTCTGTATTTGAACCTTCCCATTTCACTCTACACTAATAtgatgaaaataaatgttttcacaTCTTGAAAAAATCCTTGTCTACGGTACTCAGATATATTACAAACATAATCTTTAATGACATTACTGTCGACATGTGTGGTGGTAATTGTTGCAGTGAGTCGCTCGGTGGTGCCGGATTTGACGATGCCGGCCCCGGTGGTGCCGCCCGTGAGCGCCCAGACAGACGACGAGCTGGACGATGAGCTGGAGCTAGACATAGCCAGCCTGGACCTGGACAACATCGACACCACGGTAGCCCCATCACCGCACATGACTAGCTTAGATGAAATGTGTGGATGCCCATGCGTTCCGTGATGACTGCAATTAAAAATTTCACCCGAAAATTGGTGAAACATAGTAGCGCCCAGCACCGAGCTGTGTCTAGATGGCCATCTTAAATTTGATTGGCCTTTGATGGATACTCAAAGCTAGGAGAAAGTTTCGTTCACATCCAAACTATAGCACTGCACAAAAAATTACTGTGACACGTCCAAGTTCCAAGTACAAACAATAAATGTGAAACATATACACAAATGGTTTTTATAAAGTCACTAAACATCCTGCCCGTCTTGAAATAAGCATTTCAACTCATTCTTTGGGTAAGGGGCACAGTTTCACTGTCGGTCGAGTAATAAGTCTTTGGAGCATATAGAGTTGGGCTACACGTACCACCTCATCAGGTCCTGGAAAGGTTTGTATTATCTTCCAAGTCTCCAATGAAGTGGAGGCAAGTTCGGGTCCTGAACCAACACTAGTATGTTGGGTTGCACATTCACTCCAGCTTGAGTCCACTTCCCCAACACTTGCAGCTGATGCAAATAATCTTTATGCCATCGCTGCCAGAAGCACTGGCGAGCTTGTAGCAAAATATTCCATCTTGAAAGCCGATTCATAGGCACCGAAGTCATCTCCTCTTCAGGTAAGATTTGAGGAGGGCCCAGAGTGAGGAAGTGACTCGGTGTCAGCGCTGTCAGGTCACTTGGGTCTGTTGACAATGGGGTCAGCGGCCGTGAATTCAATACTGTTTCAACTTGAGTGAGGACACTGTAAAACTGCTCATATGTCAACAGCTTACTGCGAATCACCTTATTCAAATGAGCTTTGACAGACTTCACCCCTACCTCCCATAGGTCTCCGAAATGTGTCTGGTGGGTTAAAGTGCCATGCGATTCCATGGCTACCCAAGGCATTGTTGGTTTTGTCTTTGAGGAATGACTGCAAAGCCTTCAACTGATTAGCACCAACAAAGTTGGTTCCACAGTCACTGTGCAAGAGCCATGTGTTGGGCCACAAATCTACGAAATTCAGCTAGTAATGTGTCTGTAGATAAATCAGACACCAATTCAAGATGTAGAGCTTTGGTGGTgaaacacacaaacaaatacagtaaaacctttttgttgcgaccccatttattgcaaccacctctctattacaacccgatttcgagaaACCTtgaaaaaattcccgaaaatccgaaggaaatcggacagaaaataagtttcttgtggtgagtagcgtattactgcgtttctcttgccgagtgctgtactgccgtaggcagcgcatatctaaaaatggataccacttcctgtcgaccgctgtcagcgcttgacaacccccattccacatcCCTTTGCCTGCAGGGTGCAGATataggtttttgtggcaacgtgtttacgtttagctttttgcgagtgtctagtgtggtacgcagtgaaggcaaagctacctgctggatttctcttgattttgattactatcggttgacaattcacagcgaccgactggatgcacgcccgcctcgacttgttttaactgccgcagcgatgtttattttgacagctcaagcaattatcttttcccgtcgGTTGATacaaaaaggtcgcttcacccagcataaaaaaaaggctacgccacttattccccatgcaggaaacacactggctgccgtctgtctcccccgcatttatctttcttctaagattccacgtctcacctctcgcgcgagcaataacgaagcgaccacacattgggccgttttatgctttgtttggtgacagcagcttgattttattcggtatattccttttcataggacccttgctattaaaatacatttatatttaagtttgaaagcttgaaCTTGGTGTAAAAAGTGACATATattgacccctccctcaccgctttagtaccccattcataatagcccaattttacgagagaagggagggtgaaatgagcattttctcactgaaggtttttcaaaggtgagcgaagttggggtgctataagggaggacactagatggttagtgtgtgtgggagggatgagctagccttgaagaatgttaacgaggggagggaggggtgagcttatgcgtcatgaagccgttgccgccagccagccagccagccgggcgagcttcgggTGCGCCCATTCgcattgcagaacctacagctgccatatttttaaaggaaatgtcccattatttttttgttattcttacatgaacattattggaagtattaaagcagacacaaaaatatgctgcattttaaaattaacagattttaatgatctttcatttctttttttttttttttatttttttaatttttttaatttttttctgattttcacattttggtcaaaatgtccaaattttttgacggttcccgagaatgtatccgtaaaatcactgcttcgttaaatccggggttcgtgataTTGGGGTTCTagtgtaccgtatttactcgcgtaaaggccccgcccgcgtataagcccccctccttgttttgtaaacatttttgagaaaaaatttaaaaacgtgtttttctgggtttatctgagggcagggcagcttggcatgcatcaaacaacaagccatgtattatgaccggcgggaggtgattttgtaagcggcagtgatgcagagactggtattatagtttgtccgttctcagtacgactgtcgtgaggcatgccagacgtaagcagttagtcctatctcaaacgacataaagataaagaaagctagactcgtttttttttttttttcctaaccttagttaaaactaagtgtgtaagggaggggtctaggtagggaagactctaagtgcgtctcagggcaagccctatacgctctaaacatgcgggtttttaaccatgcagaaaaggtcacgtgcatcatgtgctaggaggggattggccagccatggcagacgttttcaccatgactaactcccctcactcttaattctagactaaaactagataagttgggcccaggtaaaacctccatagacagagggaaaaccctgggcacatacatgcgggatgcaaaggtcatgcattattacaagcaggtggattacaggaatagaaggatggtcctggaagaagagtggggcgtggtagaagttctactatgcaaggggtggggcacttggacttttagtccgcattggtttggtcaggtctggtctttttgggggcggcttatgccgtttcccgtcgtgctgccagttagcactcattgtggctgtgtaatatgatcgtgtaagtggggcggtcgcgaactgtggcgtcggactagactccagagtggtgacatagcttcaggtcaacctgtcgccagtaaaaggctgtcggtcagttagagaaattgccaccatctgtcattgaaaagtcctagctgcagtactacgctgtgtgagctgcggtcgcgagaagggcatcgagccagactccagaatggtgacatagcttcaggtcgacctgttgccagcaaaaggcagtcggtcaattagagaaattgccaccttctgtcattgaaagactctagcctagcatctacgctattaatcttcgaaggataatttacttattccattagggccccgctgggccaaagcacgactatttgattcgcctgatagtttgtgttgtgcagtgtgtagtgggatgatgtgtgcttatatataattggggcctaatattaacttaacttaatattaacttaatgtacgtgagctgccagcttgtgtgcgtacgctccgcgcgcgtgttctcgcgctcggagcagggggagggggcgcgctgatt from Bacillus rossius redtenbacheri isolate Brsri chromosome 1, Brsri_v3, whole genome shotgun sequence includes these protein-coding regions:
- the LOC134527518 gene encoding zinc finger BED domain-containing protein 4-like, with translation MDKGADGSLQAKEVPSKRKKRSAIWNYFTDVGDCSAQCDCCKQSFKCPRGTTTTLQNHLEAKHAVLYKELMKDKEKIHELEGTCAKKKPVLQPTLTEMFRSTQKMSPSDPKAQSITKQIAKMVATELLPYEFVEGCGFKELMGHKNVAPTYTVPCRTTFSEHYIPALYEETKHSLKKMLVQDLPTISSIAFTSDGWTSRSTDSYISLTCHYLRPDFTSVSFAMSNTVVNESHTSVQVATTIKNVLIDWEIDPAVTSIPLFCITDNAHNFRQASVSLFKDGSRSCFAHTLQIAIENSKNDCPGTTTLLSKARSIVGHYRRSTRARKRLHTFQEQLNMPKLEVIQHIDTRWCSEYQMLKRLLEMKPALVADHVNSGDTDMLTALEWKHAENFVQVLQPLAEATEEMSGNTYPTLSMIIPVLHCLLCNLESHITAKKDGMTLARALHKNLKSRFPNYMQEPLQRAAMLVDPRFKGVLLSTIESEAILLSEIKSLKTDSNPVQEAKSSIPNSAPTSSLWAVFDSIPMQENKDYDEGEEEVRRYLKEPRINRHDNPLNWWKNEGTKYRYLSKVALKYLGVPSTQVNSERLFSAAGNVVSARRENLLPQHVEQLVFLHANLK